The Tubulanus polymorphus chromosome 1, tnTubPoly1.2, whole genome shotgun sequence genome contains a region encoding:
- the LOC141911547 gene encoding denticleless protein homolog, whose protein sequence is MYPSLFMKRELGRSRFNKFEIPVDIFLEDYTSSSSDLHVIEGQDGAVEVPPFTGSFCNDISQGHMLAVADEDGAVIIYNTNLCGPIAAIKEWLAHTNAVFDISWLKGENKLLTASGDQTIVLWDVVSEEKLDVFKGHSSSVKSVGLQTDNTNVFASGSRDGHIMLWDRRYSKKGGVATPLNSIRNAHLLKASANNKTKRKSRTSQSQDFQQSVTSVVFQDENTVISCGAVDGAVKMWDLRKNYSIAKKEPIPKFTFQYSGTSVRKHGFTNLVLDSTRTRLFVSCMDDIIYQYNCANCNPKPVATYKGHQNSTFYVKSSLSPDDRFLLTGSSDYHAYIYEVDKPKASPVMLKGHSGEVTSVCWSPSNNLRIATLSDDSTVRIWRGERHGDTDVATIGQILGQACRTHREIGTTCVARNDRTLTSCHGAFLSPIKNPKVVSNRSMPLLPSPSFKYPNLKAWVENMAHKSPRKLPPASPRKLIISPLKHHMLGNSKLANTEHTTPGRGVKRKRDDENLVDASKRQCTNIAESNNRKPLSPCCIDVRNILPDKSRTSTRKHLDFDCVDGPLGLIEKSPILMAKCSNVRRSFSSPTSNLPNYVLDPKPRAPVGIAADPSDIAKSRDWLTEMSQKRRTSIQIETSVASPRGTETPSRRRRSVDPTSASKKTPRRSRPSSPAVGTPSTTRTSSPSNYQTPSRRKRKLDLTTPSSTGESPSMRKGRSPAVKGNKSILQFFSPVSKDKTGEGV, encoded by the exons ATGTATCCTTCTCTTTTTATGAAGAGAGAACTTGGTCGTTCTAGATTTAATAAGT ttgaaattCCGGTTGATATATTTCTTGAAGACTATACCAGTTCATCATCTGATTTACATGTGATTGAAGGTCAAGATGGGGCA GTGGAGGTACCACCATTTACTGGCAGTTTTTGTAACG ATATATCTCAGGGGCATATGCTGGCAGTTGCCGATGAAGATGGAGCTGTTATTATTTACAACACAAATCTATGCGGACCAATAGCTGCTATAAAAG AATGGTTAGCTCATACAAATGCagtgtttgatatttcatggctgaaaggtgaaaataaattactgaCTGCCTCTGGTGATCAGACGATCGTATTATGGGATGTCGTATCTGAGGAGAAACTAGATGTGTTTAAAGGTCATTCTAGTAGTGTGAAATCAGTTGGGCTTCAAACGGACAATACAA ATGTATTTGCTTCTGGCTCTCGAGATGGTCACATCATGTTGTGGGACAGAAGATATAGTAAAAAAG GTGGTGTTGCTACTCCATTGAATTCTATACGTAATGCTCACTTGTTAAAGGCTTCTGCAAACAAtaagacaaaaagaaaaagtcGAACCAGTCAATCTCAG GATTTCCAGCAGAGTGTTACATCAGTTGTATTTCAAGATGAGAATACAGTTATTTCATGTGGTGCTGTAGATGG GGCTGTGAAAATGTGGGACCTTCGTAAAAATTACAGCATCGCAAAAAAAGAGCCGATCCCGAAATTCACGTTTCAATATTCTGGAACTAGTGTCAGAAAACATG GATTCACTAATTTAGTGCTAGATTCGACACGTACACGTTTATTTGTCAGTTGTATGGATGATATAATCTACCAATACAACTGCGCGAACTGTAACCCGAAACCGGTCGCCACCTACAAAGGTCATCAGAACTCAACGTTTTACGTAAAATCTAGTCTCAGTCCAGATGATCGATTTCTTCTTACAGGATCCAGTGATTACCACGCTTATATTTATGAG GTTGATAAACCTAAAGCCAGTCCAGTTATGTTGAAAGGTCATTCTGGTGAGGTGACTAGTGTATGTTGGTCACCATCAAATAATTTGAGA ATTGCCACATTATCCGATGACAGCACTGTACGCATTTGGAGAGGAGAGAGACATGGTGACACTGATGTAGCTACTATCGGTCAAATACTGGGTCAAGCTTGTCGGACGCATAGAGAAATTG GTACGACATGCGTAGCTCGAAATGACCGAACATTAACAAGTTGTCACGGTGCTTTCCTGTCACCGATTAAAAATCCAAAGGTTGTCTCTAATCGTAGTATGCCTTTGCTTCCTTCTCCATCCTTCAAGTATCCGAATCTCAAAGCTTGGGTGGAAAATATGGCTCACAAATCGCCTCGAAAATTGCCACCTGCTTCACCTCGGAAACTGATTATTTCACCACTGAAGCATCACATGTTAGGGAATTCTAAATTGGCAAATACCGAACATACAACGCCGGGTCGAGGTGTAAAACGCAAACGGGATGACGAAAATCTAGTCGACGCGTCCAAACGACAGTGTACGAACATCGCAGAATCAAACAACCGAAAACCATTGAGTCCTTGTTGTATCGATGTTCGAAATATCTTACCAGATAAGTCCCGTACGTCAACTCGTAAACACTTAGACTTTGATTGCGTTGACGGACCACTGGGCCTCATTGAGAAAAGTCCTATTCTGATGGCAAAATGTTCAAATGTACGTCGTTCATTCAGTTCACCGACGAGCAATTTACCTAATTACGTGCTCGATCCGAAACCTCGAGCTCCAGTTGGTATCGCTGCTGATCCATCTGATATTGCCAAATCTCGAGACTGGCTCACTGAAATGAGTCAGAAACGTCGAActtcaattcaaattgaaaccTCTGTTGCTAGTCCGAGAGGTACAGAGACTCCGTCTCGCCGACGTAGAAGCGTCGATCCGACATCGGCTTCTAAGAAAACACCTCGGCGAAGTCGTCCTAGTTCACCGGCAGTCGGGACTCCATCAACAACCAGAACTAGTTCTCCTTCGAATTACCAAACTCCCAGCCGGCGAAAACGTAAATTAGATTTAACGACACCTTCATCAACTGGAGAGTCTCCATCAATGAGAAAG GGTAGAAGTCCTGCTGTAAAAGGAAATAAGTCGATACTACAATTCTTCTCGCCAGTATCTAAAGATAAAACTGGTGAAGGGGTATGA